Proteins encoded in a region of the Vicia villosa cultivar HV-30 ecotype Madison, WI linkage group LG5, Vvil1.0, whole genome shotgun sequence genome:
- the LOC131608156 gene encoding probable pectinesterase 53 gives MNSIFYVLVLVLILQNPIVTQCHTKGLRPKPNNGIANSANMTKVQESEQQFMKWVKFIGALDHTVFRTAKNKLFPSYTLNVYKNSRKGGFSSIQSAIDSLPFINLVRVVIKVHEGVYTEKVYIPPLKSFITIQGAGADKTIVQWGDTAQTPNPGAKGQTLGTYGSATFAVNSPYFIAKNITFKNTAPIPAPGAVGKQGVALRISADNAIFLGCKFLGAQDTLYDHLGRHYYKDCYIEGSVDFIFGNALSLFEGCHVHAIAENTGAVTAQGRSSILEDTGFSFVHCKVTGSGALYLGRAWGPFSRVVFAYTYMDNIIIPKGWYNWGDPNREMTVFYGQYKCTGPGASYAGRVSWSRELTDEEAKPFISLSYIDGSEWINSVF, from the exons atgaattCAATTTTCTATGTTTTAGTACTAGTTCTTATTCTTCAAAATCCTATTGTAACACAATGCCACACCAAAGGTCTTCGACCAAAACCTAATAATGGAATTGCAAACTCTGCAAACATGACCAAAGTTCAAGAATCAGAACAACAGTTCATGAAATGGGTGAAATTCATCGGTGCTCTCGATCACACCGTCTTTCGAACAGCGAAAAACAAGCTTTTTCCTTCTTATACTCTCAATGTCTATAAGAATTCCAGAAAAGGAGGGTTCTCATCAATTCAATCAGCCATTGATTCTCTTCCATTCATCAACCTTGTTAGAGTTGTCATCAAAGTTCATGAAGGTGTTTACAC AGAGAAAGTTTACATTCCTCCATTGAAATCATTCATAACAATACAAGGAGCAGGTGCAGATAAAACAATTGTTCAATGGGGTGACACTGCTCAAACACCTAATCCTGGTGCAAAAGGACAAACACTAGGAACCTATGGTTCTGCAACTTTTGCTGTTAATTCACCTTATTTTATTGCTAAGAACATCACATTCAAA AACACTGCTCCAATTCCAGCACCAGGAGCAGTTGGAAAACAAGGTGTGGCATTGAGGATTTCAGCTGATAATGCAATATTTCTTGGATGCAAATTTTTAGGTGCACAAGATACACTTTATGATCATCTTGGTAGACATTATTACAAAGATTGTTACATTGAAGGATCCGTCGATTTCATATTCGGCAATGCGCTCTCTCTTTTCGAG GGTTGTCACGTGCATGCAATAGCAGAGAATACAGGGGCAGTAACAGCACAAGGAAGGAGCAGTATATTAGAGGACACGGGATTCTCATTTGTACACTGTAAGGTCACGGGATCAGGAGCACTATACCTTGGAAGGGCTTGGGGTCCTTTTTCTAGAGTTGTCTTTGCTTATACATACATGGACAATATCATCATTCCCAAAGGATGGTATAATTGGGGTGATCCCAATCGAGAAAT GACTGTATTCTATGGACAATACAAGTGCACAGGACCAGGAGCAAGCTATGCAGGGAGGGTATCATGGTCAAGAGAACTCACTGATGAAGAAGCTAAACCTTTTATTTCACTTAGCTATATTGATGGCTCTGAATGGATTAATTCAGTCTTTTGA
- the LOC131608155 gene encoding protein OXIDATIVE STRESS 3-like, translating into MDEKSNINWIVKNDDDVTEDSMSSSFSSSEMDDDDDDDQEASSSSTSCLSPSSSTSSSSSNLNGPLYELSELMSHLPIKRGLSMFYQGKAQSFGSLAKVESIEDLRKKERTNYRNKVKSCKSFGLCTPKAPISKKSSRGTCLTVISSRRKGLDLPFL; encoded by the exons ATGGATGAAAAAAGCAACATCAATTGGATTGTTAAGAACGATGATGATGTAACAGAAGATTCAATgagttcatctttttcttcatcagagatggatgatgatgatgatgatgatcaagaAGCATCATCCTCTTCAACTTCTTGTCTATCACCTTCATCAtcaacttcatcatcatcatcaaatttAAATGGTCCATTATATGAATTATCTGAGCTCATGAGCCATCTTCCTATAAA GAGAGGATTGTCTATGTTTTATCAAGGGAAAGCACAATCTTTTGGCTCTTTAGCAAAGGTGGAAAGCATAGAAGATCTTCGTAAGAAAGAGAGAACAAATTACAGAAACAAAGTGAAATCatgcaagagctttggtttgtGCACTCCAAAGGCACCAATATCAAAGAAATCTTCAAGAGGAACTTGTTTAACAGTGATAAGTTCTAGACGTAAGGGTCTAGATCTTCCATTTCTGTAa
- the LOC131608157 gene encoding protein IQ-domain 26-like — translation MGRTIRWFKSFFGIKKDRDNPNSNSSKWNPPLETFSKRDSRGLCHNPATIPPNISPAEAAWVQSFYSESEKEQNKHAIAVAAATAAAADAAVAAAQAAVAVVRLTSHGRDTMFDGGHQKFAAVKIQTTFRGYLARKALRALKGLVKLQALVRGYLVRKQATATLHSMQALIRAQATVRSHKSRGLVMNTKNETHNRFPAQARRSTEKYNHNESNRNEYTSSTPVHSRRLSSSFDATVNNNSNNNNSNNNSYDIGSPKIVEIDTGRPKSRSRRSNTSISDFGDDPSFQTPSSPHPIMPSQLFIPSQRNFSESDWGITGEECRFSTAQSTPRFTSSCSCGFVAPSTPKTVCGDSFYIGEYGNYPNYMANTQSFKAKLRSHSAPKQRPEPGPKKRLTLNELMESRNSLSGVRMQRSCSQIQDAINFKNAVMSKLDKSSDFDRNYSNQRRW, via the exons ATGGGTAGAACCATTAGGTGGTTCAAGAGTTTTTTTGGGATAAAGAAAGATAGAGATAATCCAAATTCGAATTCTTCGAAATGGAATCCTCCTCTTGAAACATTCTCGAAGAGAGATTCAAGAGGTTTGTGTCATAATCCAGCAACTATACCACCTAACATTTCACCTGCAGAAGCTGCTTGGGTTCAATCGTTCTATTCAGAATCCGAGAAGGAGCAAAACAAGCACGCCATTGCTGTTGCAGCTGCCACAGCAGCAGCTGCAGATGCTGCCGTGGCAGCTGCTCAGGCTGCCGTGGCTGTTGTCAGACTAACCAGCCACGGCAGGGATACCATGTTTGATGGCGGACACCAGAAATTCGCTGCTGTCAAGATTCAAACCACATTTAGAGGCTACTTG GCAAGAAAAGCACTTAGAGCCTTAAAGGGTTTGGTAAAGTTACAAGCACTGGTGAGAGGGTACTTAGTGAGGAAGCAAGCAACAGCAACACTTCACAGTATGCAAGCTCTGATTAGAGCACAAGCAACCGTAAGATCTCATAAATCTCGCGGTCTCGTCATGAACACAAAGAATGAAACGCATAACAGATTTCCAGCACAAGCAAGAAGATCCACG GAAAAGTACAATCACAACGAGAGTAATAGGAATGAGTACACATCTTCAACTCCGGTCCACAGTAGAAGATTatcatcttcttttgatgctactgtgaacaacaacagcaacaacaataaTAGCAACAACAACAGTTATGATATTGGAAGTCCGAAAATAGTAGAAATCGATACTGGAAGACCGAAATCAAGGTCTAGAAGAAGCAACACATCAATTTCCGATTTTGGCGATGACCCGTCATTTCAAACACCTTCATCTCCACATCCAATTATGCCATCTCAGTTATTCATTCCAAGTCAAAGGAATTTCAGTGAATCGGATTGGGGAATAACAGGTGAAGAATGCAGATTTTCGACAGCGCAAAGCACTCCGCGTTTCACAAGTTCATGTAGTTGTGGATTTGTGGCACCTTCTACACCTAAAACAGTTTGTGGAGATAGTTTCTACATTGGTGAATATGGTAACTATCCTAATTACATGGCTAATACACAGTCTTTTAAGGCTAAATTGAGGTCTCATAGTGCTCCGAAGCAAAGACCGGAACCGGGTCCAAAGAAGAGGCTTACATTGAATGAACTTATGGAATCTAGAAACAGTTTGAGCGGAGTTAGAATGCAAAGATCTTGTTCACAGATTCAGGATGCTATTAATTTTAAGAATGCTGTTATGAGTAAATTAGATAAGTCCTCTGATTTTGATAGAAACTACTCCAACCAAAGGAGGTGGTGA